From Amycolatopsis sp. WQ 127309:
GGCGGATGCTGACGGCGCCGGGCGGCGTCGACGACCACGTGTTCCTCGACGCCACCGGGATCGCCGGGTTCGCCCAGCGGTTCCCGACGGTGTTCGCCGCGTGCGCGGTGCTGGGGCTCGACCCGGCCCGCGACCCGATCCCGGTGACCCCGGCGGCGCACTTCTCGTGCGGCGGCGTGGTGACCACTGTGGACGGTCGCTCGTCGGTGCCCGGTCTGTACGCCGCCGGCGAGGTGGCGCGGACCGGCCTGCACGGCGCGAACCGGCTGGCGTCCAACAGTTTGCTCGAAGGCCTGGTCGTCGGGCAGCGCGTCGCGGAGGCCGTTTCGGCGGACCTCGCGGCCGGGCTGCTGGCCGATCCGTCGCGGGGGCGGCTGCCGTCGTGGACGACCGCGCCGACGGCCGAGCGCGACGCGCTGCAGCGCGTGATGAGCCGGTACGCGGCGATCGGCCGGGACGCCGACGGCCTGGCGGCCGCCGGATCCGTGCTCGACCTGTCTACTCAGGACAGTCCCTTGTGGACGCACGCGGCCGTCGAAGACGCGGCGCTGACCGTGGTCGCGCAGGCGTTGCTCACCGCGGCCGACCGGCGCACCGAGTCGCGCGGCTGCCACGTGCGGACCGACTTCCCCGCGCCGGCCGAGACCTGGCGGCGCAGCCAGCACATCCGGCTCAGCCTCTCCGGTCAGCCGGTGCTGGCCGACCCGATCCCCTTGGAGGGCGTGGCATGACTTTCCCGATCTCCGAACCGGTCCTGCGCCTGATCGCCGCGTCCGGCCTCGACGTCGAGGACGTGACGCGGGTGGTCGCGACGGCGCTGGGCGAGGACCTGCGGTACGGGCCGGACGCGACAACCGCGTCGACGGTGCCCGAGGACGCGATCGCCGTCGCCGAGCTGACTCCGCGCGTCGACGGCGTGGTGGCCGGGCTGCCGGTTGCGCTGGCCGTGTTCGACATGGTGCTGGGCGACGGGTACGAAGTGCTTGCCGGGCGCGAGGACGGCGACCGGCTGGTCGCGGGGGAGCCCGCGCTGGTGCTGCGCGGCCCGGTCCGCGGGCTGCTCACGGCCGAGCGCACGGCGCTGAACCTGCTCTGCCACCTCTCCGGCGTCGCCACCGCGACCGCCGCCTGGGTGTCCGAAGTGGACGGTACCGGCGCCGCGATCCGGGACTCCCGCAAGACGTTGCCGGGGCTGCGGCTGCTGCAGAAGTACGCCGTCCGCTGCGGTGGCGGGGTCAACCACCGGCTGGGGCTGGGTGACGCGGTGCTGATCAAGGACAACCACGTCGTCGCGGCCGGTTCGGTCACCGCCGCGCTGGAAGCGGCCCGGGCGCACGCGCCGGAGCTGCCGTGCGAGGTCGAGGTCGACTCGCTTGCGCAGCTGGAAGAAGCGCTGGCGGCCGCGGCGGACGAGGTGCTGCTGGACAACTTCACGCCGGAGGAGTGCGCCCAGGCGGTCGCGCGCCGCGACGACGTCTCCCCGAAAACGCGGCTGGAATCCTCTGGTGGCCTCACCCTCGACCGTGGTAAGGCCTACGCCGAGTCCGGTGTGGACTACCTGTCGGTGGGTGGTCTGACCCACTCGTCACCCGCGTTGGATCTCGGCATGGACCTTCGCTGAACGGTGTTTCCCCGTTAGACTGCCGGTGGCGGAAGTTCCTTTCCGCCACCGGTTTCAGTCTGGGTTCGGAGGGTCGGGGTGCGGTTTCCGGCGGTGCTCGCGGTGGCGGGCCTGGTGCTGACCGGTGCGCCCACACTCGCCTTCGCAGCGCCTGAGGCGCAGTGCGCCAACCCGTCCGGCACGTACACCGGCGGCGTCCCGTGGGGGCAGCGGCTGGTCGACCCGGCGCGGCTCTGGCCGCTGACGCGCGGTGCGGGCCAGCTGGTCGCCGTCATCGGCACCGGCGTCGACGGGCAGAACTCCCAGTTCGCGCCCGGCCAGCTCGAAGGCGGCGGCGGCACCGAGGCGTCCGACTGCGACGGCCGCGGCACGATCGCGGCCGGGATCGTCGGCGCCCAGCCGGATCCGTCGACGACGTTCGCCGGGGTCGCGCCCGGTGTGCACCTGCTGCCGATCCGCTACACGCAGGCGAACGGCTCGTCCAACGACGGCGGTGACCCGGGTGCGCTGGCCGGCGCGATCGACACGGCGGTCGACCGGCACGCGGGCGTCATCCTCGTGGCCGTCCCCGCGGCGTTCGACAGCCCGGCGCTGTCCGGCGCGGTCGCGCGGGCGCGTTCTCAGGGCGCGGTGGTCGTCTCGGCGGCGACGGCGACCCAGCAGGGCGCGCGGACGTACCCGACGGCGACGTCCGGGGCGCTGGGCGTCGGCTCGGTGAACCAGGCGGGCGAGCCGGTGCAGACCGAGGCGGGCGACTACGTCGGCGTCGCCGCGCCGGGCGCGGAGCTGGTCAGCACGTCGGCCGGCGCGGGCGGTGCGGTCGCGCACCGCTGGCCGGTGACGGATCCGGGCCTCGCGGCGGCGTACGTCGCCGGCGTCGCGGCGCTGGTCCGCGCGTACCACCCGGACCTGACCGGCGACCAGGTCGTCACCCGGCTGACGTTGACCGCGCACCGCCCGCCTTCCGGGGCACACGACCCGCGGCTGGGCTGGGGAGTCCTGGACGCCTACGCCGCCGTCTCCTCGACCCTCCCCGCCGACGTCGCGCCGCCCGGCTCGGCCGTCGCCCCGGCCCCCGGCCCGGCGGTGGTCCCGGCCGCGGCCCCGGCCCGCCCGGCCTCGAACGTCGCCGCGGGCACGATCGCCCTGGCGGGGGTCGCCTTCGCGGCCGCGGCGGGAGTCACGGTGGCCGCGGTCCGCCGGGCCCGCCGCCGGGGCTGGCGCCCCTCCCGCTTCACCCCGTAACCGACCCTCCAGGTACGCGAGTTACGC
This genomic window contains:
- the nadC gene encoding carboxylating nicotinate-nucleotide diphosphorylase, with product MTFPISEPVLRLIAASGLDVEDVTRVVATALGEDLRYGPDATTASTVPEDAIAVAELTPRVDGVVAGLPVALAVFDMVLGDGYEVLAGREDGDRLVAGEPALVLRGPVRGLLTAERTALNLLCHLSGVATATAAWVSEVDGTGAAIRDSRKTLPGLRLLQKYAVRCGGGVNHRLGLGDAVLIKDNHVVAAGSVTAALEAARAHAPELPCEVEVDSLAQLEEALAAAADEVLLDNFTPEECAQAVARRDDVSPKTRLESSGGLTLDRGKAYAESGVDYLSVGGLTHSSPALDLGMDLR
- a CDS encoding S8 family serine peptidase is translated as MRFPAVLAVAGLVLTGAPTLAFAAPEAQCANPSGTYTGGVPWGQRLVDPARLWPLTRGAGQLVAVIGTGVDGQNSQFAPGQLEGGGGTEASDCDGRGTIAAGIVGAQPDPSTTFAGVAPGVHLLPIRYTQANGSSNDGGDPGALAGAIDTAVDRHAGVILVAVPAAFDSPALSGAVARARSQGAVVVSAATATQQGARTYPTATSGALGVGSVNQAGEPVQTEAGDYVGVAAPGAELVSTSAGAGGAVAHRWPVTDPGLAAAYVAGVAALVRAYHPDLTGDQVVTRLTLTAHRPPSGAHDPRLGWGVLDAYAAVSSTLPADVAPPGSAVAPAPGPAVVPAAAPARPASNVAAGTIALAGVAFAAAAGVTVAAVRRARRRGWRPSRFTP